The stretch of DNA caaaatgtacaatCATTTAATAGGCGTGTTgagatatttaaattgtttttttttgtttattacaaACTATAATAACTACAAATCAATGTAATTTAGAATGTGGGTTGAATAATTTCAAGTGCAACTATATTTAGCTATACTGAGTTTAATGGGTGTCTTATTTTAGTATGATATTAGTATGATATTTAGTatgatacatatatatatattttttttactttattatactATTGTAAAAATTGGTGTACTATTGGTGTACTATTGGGGTAGATTGCACTGCAAATGCACTAAAttcaatgtttttattaatgGTGGTTGACACTGAACTGTCAGTCAATTGTTTTATATCAATTTATCTTACATACGTAccttataataattataatataattccCCTATACTTCCACTTTTCATAATACAACATAGCCGAAAATGAGTATTCTTGAGCTCCAAATAAATATACCTTCAAAAAAGAATTCCTTCAATCaaatccaaaaatgtaactGACATCTCGCTGCATTGTTCAAATAGCATATTGGTATGTTGCCTGGTGAGTAAGGGGGTCTTTGTCACTTAAAGCAAACATCTTGAAGACGCAGAGGGTTAATTccgagcccccaccaccaccacccacatcTCGAATTTGAAAGCCGCCTCTCTACCGGGAGAGGAAGGCTCTTTTTCGGTCAGATGGCGCGCTGCAGTCCGCCCCCGTCATTCTCCAGCCCACACAGACACAGTAAGAGAGGCAGCCAGCGACCAATACGGTGCGCCGGAGGAGGATTTCTGCCAGTGATTTGAGACGAGCTCCAGTACGCTGAGGGGATTTACTACGCCAATCCGAGCCGGGGACTCTTTTGCTTAAAGGTGAGAGACAAGAAAAGGACAATAAATTCAAAGCAGCCAGTTTGATTGCACCATCTGACGCAGGGATTCTTGCTGGTTGTTTTGTCTGATCGAGATCGAAGTGTTTGtatattactactactattgctgctgctgcctgACTTGAAGAAGGTAAGAAGAATGATGCTATTTGCCCCAGGAACAGCACTTTAGCTGGTAATGAGCGTTGGTATGGAAAATGGTATGCACATTGCTACTTGCAGCTTTAGGTATGATGCAGACTTTTCTAGCCTCCCATGCAGGCAGGTCCATGTGTCTCATTTGTCTCGCCTAAACTTTTCCGTGCAGCACGCCATGTCTCTTCCGCGCACACTTGGGGAGCTGCAGCTCTATCGGGTCCTGCAAAGGGCCAACCTGCTAGCCTATTATGAAACCTTCATCCAGCAGGGCGGCGATGACGTGCAGCAGCTCTGTGAAGCGGCCGAAGACGAGTTTCTGGAGATTATGGCCCTAGTCGGCATGGCCACCAAGCCGCTGCACGTACGCAGGCTGCAGAAGGCCCTGCGAGACTGGGCGGCGAACCCGACACTTTTCAGCCAGCCGGTCTCCAGTGTACCATCCATCGGTGGAATCCCGCTGTTTAAAGTTGACGGCACAGGTCCAGGTGGGTCCGCAGGTGGACCCAGGAGGTCTGTGAGCAACGGGCAGCCAGGGTCACCTTGTGAACGGGAGGATAGGGTGTGTCTTACTCCCATGCACAGTGGAAGCCCTCGAAGCCCCTGCTCTCAGGCCTCCCCCCAGCCCCCAGACACACACTACCGGGAAAAACTGTCCCCCATGGACCCACACTGGCTTAGCCCAGAGCCTGATGGCAACTGTACACCATCCGGAATGGAAGAGGAGCCGCCTAGCCCACCTCACCTACCCGTACGTCCCCCTGTTGCCTCCACGTCACCaagttcctcctcctcttctgccCCCACTGCTCTGTCAGCCTGGCCTGGAGGACAACTGGACGGGGAGACAGCTCAGTCTGTGGCAGAAAGCGTGGAAAGACTCCTTAGGACTCTGCCTCGCTCAGACCCCGCAGAGGTGAAGAGCCTGCTGAGGATAAACAAGAAGATAGCAAAGACTGTGGGCCACATCTTTAAAATGGGCTCCCAGGATGTCAACAAGGAAGAGGAAATCCGCAAGTACAGCCTCATCTATGGACGCTTCGACTCCAAACGGAGAGAAGGCAAGCAACTCACACAGCATGAGGTAAAAAGAGTCAGAGAGTGGAGATGTTTCATAGTTTTTGGCACCTAATTATCTGACAGCTTCCATGTTCTTAATCTTCTTCTTGCTCAGCTGATCATCAACGAGGCTGCAGCACAGTTCTGTATGCGGGACAACGCCCTTCTACTGAGACGAGTGGAACTCTTTTCTTTGGCTCGGCAGGTAGCAAGGAAATGCGCCTACACGTCCACTCTGAAGCATGCAAGGTAAGAAGAGAATGTTCACTAAGTAGAACGGAACGTCCTATCCCACAACAccagatacagtcgtccctcgccacatcgcggttcgaattttgcggcttcactctagcacggtttttcaaaaagatattaattaatataccatgctgtttcatggttgaatacttccgattattagtaaaaaaaaatgcatatttaagcaaatgtttttttttttacctaaattaagcatttttgagcataaaaatggccaaattaaCTATAATTGATGAAACTCATCACTCGGTGTCATTAGTAATACCGTAATCTTCGGTACGTTTGAATTATcatacaacaggcacaataatccctaataaaaatctctAATAAGCTACTTTTATcgttacccacgcaaagctgaaactcaactctgaacaaccaacgtcacttcctgttcacctCTCTTTCCAGTcccctaaggaacacatttatagtgacacacacaagcacgagaataatttatgtctcaaatggtttatttactcatatttcgtctactatattgggtattggGTATACTATAttgggccgagtggttagcatgttggccacacagtcaggagatctggaagatctggattcgaatctctgttaggcatctctgtgtggagtttgcatgttctccccgtgcatgcgtgggttttctcggggtactccagtttcctcccacattccaaaaacatgcatgttaagttaagcgacgactctaaattgtccataggtatgaatgtgagtagaCACTCAGCAGAGTTTAGACCTCCATGAAGGATCGACTGCTATTTTTGTTTATAATAGTCTACTTCCTGGTTCGCAGAGGATCACCTCAGACCTTTAGACCATTTAAGTACCATTTGTGATTCTGGGGTGGGAGAACAGTCCATTTTGACTCCAGTGACACAAAAGGACATCAAAATACTCTGAACAAAAGTGAAAGAAATCATGGTTTGTTAGTTGGCAGGCTACTTCCTACGTTAAGAACAGATGGACAGGACTCTACCATTTGTATTCTGGAGGGTAGGCAACGTCATTActcaaaaaacaagaagaaaacacagtaCTCTAGTAACACCTTTTTTAACACCATTTCATAAATTTTCAGGGAAATCCGTCACATAGTTTTTGCACAGTTTTGCCGAAGTAATAATGGGATACACTGGATGCATCTGCTGCGTCCACTACCAttgcaaataaatgttttctgCACCTAACACACGTAGCAATTTAACTGAGGCATATTtgctattttttgtttgtgaaatTACACAAGATGTCGTCATGGGTCTCATATTCTAGAAATCTTTCTTCAAATGTGATAATTatccaacattttttgttcccCGCTAGGATGAACAACCACACACCCCTTTTTTGGCATGTATGAGATCAGGGTTTACCAAGCGTTTTAAGCTCAAGATTTAATTAGAAGAGATTACTTCCTCCTCTTATTAACAACTCATCATGTATGTAGCAAGCATGAATTCCGAAGGGTGTCTAAACGTTTTcaacagaaaaactgaaggatgcaggggccactatGATATTATTCACTTTTCTTTAAACCAATCCAATAGGTAAAGTTGCTAAGCAGTTCtatacatttaaagaaaaaacagtctACATATGTCGGTATATTGGTGATAATATAATCAAATTTGGGTCTCCTCTACtcccaaaaaaatcattttgtggCGTTTTCAGTTCACCCCAGACTCTCTCCCCATGTTGCTTTTGACAGTTCAATACCGTATGCATACATtcaacaccactgcaaactacaacaaacatattgttacattgcaaGAATTGTTTTTTATATACGTACAGCTCTTCAATCTCAtcagattgtgcaagtgtacctaatattgtacTATATGACATGTGCATATTTTGGATTTCCATCACTCTGCAGGCCAAACATGGAGGATAACAGTGTACTTCCCCAGAAGAGAGCAAAGCTTGAGGTaagcacatgcatgtgtgtacCGTATTTGCCAGACTGTAAGTCGTTATGCactataagtcgcaccagccaaaaatgaacaatgaagtggaaaaaaacatatacatgtCGCAGTGGACTgtaagtcgcatttttggggggaaattgattttataaaatcagagaccaagaacagacatttcatcttgaaaggcaagtaatagtaataactgtaaaatggagaacaacaggctaaataggcgtcttCGGCGTCTGTTATCGTAACGTGactaggtggtatgttaacatattaacagttattcagataactatagcctaaacaacccgCAAAATCATCTATATTCATCGCCTACCTGGGCGTGGAGACGTAACTGCGCTGTTGACAAGCCTCTCCCGGCAGCACGTTGTTCAAGCACCCGTTTGTGACCTTGCTCCTCTAGCTGTGGCCGTCTAGCTTTTAGCCTGTGattcgttttgttttttgttttcttcatcacAGTTAGAGTATCCTAAGCTTTTGGCCAGTCCCTCACAAGTTTTTAGTCCAagctttctttctgctgctcaATTACCGTTTCCGGCTGCATATTTCAGTACTTACAGCTTGCAGTCTGCAGGATATGAtattctttttgggggcatttgtgttccgtctttcccAGTTGTCTTTATGaggacggaaccacgtgacacaccaaaccatagaagaagaaagaatggaaGAAGGAAGAaagtctgtcgtcttccgctcacgagaagtggaattactcctGCGAACGCCAttcccatgtggatgagaggctgaaacgataaaatactttgccgtttcgacctgaaaacatttccgttTGCATAGCCCCTCATTTGTCTTTATAAGTTCATGTTTACATggtacattttcagtggtacaggagtgataggagtagcagatactggcacgcAAGCCTAGAACGCCCTCTCGCGGCTgccagtgtgaaaaaaaacatactgtatataagtcgcaggaccagccaaaccatgaaaaaaagtgcgacTTGTAGTTCGAAAAATACGATAATTtttacatatgtgtgtgtacttGAAATTTCAGGTGTCTGTGGCTGAGAACACGTCGTCACTCCTGGGAGTGGAGGGCGTTGAGGCTTTGCATCAGAGGGCAGATGATGACAGCTTGTCTGCGGAAAGTCCAGACAGTGTGTCTCATGGTAAAACCCTTCAAATACTGTTCATCTATTAAGCAGGTTTCACCCTGTTGGTATAACGATTCTCTTACTGTTAGACGTGGTGTCACAATGCAACCAGTCGCCGTCGCCATGCCCCCCCGCTGACAACTCCAACCCAAGCACCTGGAGTCGCCACCTCATGCAACAAACGCTCATGGACGAAGGGCTGCGGTTGGCTCGCATGGTGTCACATGATCGGGCCGGCAAGGTCAAATTAGGGTCAGAGGGAACTCACTCCACAGGTGACTTTTCAAATATTAACTCACTATTATGTGCTAAATAATGGAAACAGAATAAACgcatgttttgcaatgtttgccTGTCTCTTTGCAAgtttaaacacatttcaagcatttaaaaaatggctTACTGCTCCCAAAACTTTACagttgaatatgcatatttgtggtcCTTTCTTAAGCTGCAAGTTAGCATAGCTTAAACATTTTCACTTTAGACACTGCAAAATTGCTATTTAGTTTGTTGTCTTGTGGACTTACCATCACAAATGTTTCTGACAACCTCAAATGCAGCCATTTTTCCAAGCTTATACTGCTTTCAGATGGCTAGCTTCCTTTTTAGCCACAATAATGATGTGTGATACTGTTTAACGtcttttaaaattataatatgTCATAATGTTATAGGATGGTTTTTACAATAGAGCTGAGCctgctttttatttaattgatcAAAGAACGTTAGCTACTGCAGCTGTACACGTATTGGAGTCACGCTAATGTAGCCATTAGAAATTTGTTTGTGGGTACCTTTAATAACATGCTTATGTGTGGTTATGGCATAGGCGTGAAACTCTCAACAAAAGAACAAAGTTGTTGAAATTTCCATGTTTTTGTGACCTAGACAGGGCCAGCTCTTCCATCGTTTCCCGTCTTTGTGCGAAGCTATGCTAACGGCTGTTTGTGTTAGCTTCATTTTCAGCATGTCAACCTAAAACTACCTTGACGTTCTATCATTCCAATGAAAACATTAccccaaaatgtcaaaaatattacTGGTAGGTTGAACTAAATGATTACATTAAAACAAATTCTTTCAATAATTATTATAAGTGCTTCACCAGACAAATTACAGATGATGGTGTTGAATTGTACAGTAAACCCCCCGATCTTATCTTTCAAGTTGTTCTAATTTCAAATGAATTttgccataagaaatcatgtaaaggGAATGAATTTGGTCTAGGCAATATTTAACtggaatacaagtgtaaaatatGTTTGTTAGTCATTGTATACTGAAATAAAGTAAAGGCACTCACCCTTTGAATGTGCCTGACAGGTAACAAATAGGGAAGAGAGAAGTTTAGCTTCTTTTGTCATTAGCATGTAGTTGGTAAGATCAATTAGTGTATGGAATTAATACTGGCCAGCCAGATGTCACAGtaagttccatttcctgttctatggttatcatcatacagtatatcaaatatGCTGGAAAAGTCCCATTTTTAAAATCTGTCGGCAGATTATTTTGATaattttaatgattattttaacaTCTCTCAGATTTTAGTACGCATGACTTCAGATCGGGCGGCACGGtgccctagtggttagcatgttggccacacagtcagaagatctgggttcgaatgtccgtgtgtagtttgcatattctccccgtgtttgcgtgggttttctccgggtacttcggtttcctcccgtaggcaaaaatatgcagcttaggttcattggagactcagggtgtaccccaccgctcgcccaaagtcagccccAGCATATCCCCACGAGCCTcatgaagataagcggcatagaaaatagatgcaTGGATGAATTTCGATTGGCATAGTCAAACAAATATATCTTGTAGTCATAAGTGTTTTCGAAATTGATTTCAGATATTGActaatttattcatatttgtttcagtttttgcagtgcTCCGAAAGAGGAAAGGCATGATGATAAGCATAAGCATAGAACATAGAACACAAATGGAACTTACTGTGACATAAGAAAgggtctggctgctcagtaaTAATTCTATACATTTATTCATCTTGTAGCTGAAACCATAATGACTTCTTTATTAGCAGGTTGTGCTTATTTTAAGTATTATGTCACATTTTAGTACATATGATTTAAGGTACGCAAATTGATCTACATGTCTGGGAAGCAAAAAAAGTCTTGTAATTCAAAAATAAGTATGTTTAAGTATATTAAAATAGTTATTTTCGCTCAGATTGCAGTTTTGTGCTGGCAAAACGTACTTGTGAGCTTCCAcctttagatgctcactgatCTGAAGTTCCATGACATTTGCtgacgttttgttttgtttgactttttctgtaaagttttggttgaattccaaattgtaccacttttggGATGCCTGCCTTACAAAGGCAGAAGAGAAAAGTGTTCAAGTTAGCTGTGCTGTGATAGGCAGTGGAAGAGAGCAGAGAAGAAATCCAGCCAAGGCATGAGGGGGCGTAGAGGGAGGGGGATGGTATAGGAAGCACTCTGTGGGCGACAGCGTCAGACCCCACCACGACCAGCAGCGCCGCCACCTCAGCAGCAACTGACGTCAGAGTGTGTCGGTGCGTGGGCCGTGGGGCGGGGAGGCTGGGCTGTGGGGGCTGATGGAGTGGGAGGTAATTGGAGGGGCGTTGCATTGACTCACCAAGCGACAGTGTACCGAAATAAAACCATGTGGGCTGCGAAATGGCACAGTCTTTTTTATTCCTCCTCAAAAACAAGACAGGACAGCGgaaataacaacaacatcagcaacGACAGAAAAGTGTAGTGACGTTTCATCACCGTGACGTCAATCTGCCTCACTTCTTGTCTTTCCCTCTGTCAAGTTTTACTCCCTCTCACAACTTTTGTCAGGATCTCTTTTGCAAAGTTAACGTCaatcttgttttattttgtgtatttctaCATTTAAATGATTGTTTCATTGTGCAGCAAAATTGTCAGAATGTAAATAAAAAGCTACTGTTCCGTTATAGAATGAACATAAACAGTCCGTTTGTTGACAACATGACTACACGTTTCATACTTTGTGTTATTCAACTGCCAAGATGGTATCATACAAACAGATGAACCGTGATGACTTCATTCCGTGTGGGGGAGTTTCTTGCTGAATTCCCCAAACTATTATTCAAAGCCTTTTAAACACATCTTCGTGGCTGTGACTAATATTTAGCCTTTAAGTCAGTCCAGTCATATGAAAGAGATGCACGGTATCGGATCACATCCCAAGGGGTGTGTTAAAGAGAAGTAGTTTTCATCTTTAATTCTTTAAAACTCCATTTGTAATTTAGAGAAGTGTTCACCTGCGGCATCTTGCTCCTTGTCCCACAACAAAGAAACAAAGGACAGCAGCAAATGTTAACTTTATGAGCAATGTCAAAGTAGTTAGATACAGCGGAACGTCTGATAAGCCAGTCCGGTCTGCCTcagtgcaaatgttgacaggtttgGATGACATGCATTATAAAGCTGGAGTCTTGCTACCTCCACCTAAGAAAATGAAAGCAACACAGGCACGGTATAAAGCTAAAGAAGATAAGCTAGCAACACAAACTCCATCAACTAACAAAAGTCACCTGGGTTGTAATTCTCATATGAGGCAGTGAACAAAATCCCTCAATGTTAATGCTAACAATAAACACGAGAGGTGTTCAGGCTGGTCCACGAGGGGTCGTCACAGCAGATGGTGATGCTATTCTCCTTCAAAATGTTGGTAAAGCTGTTATCTTAAGGCCAAATGACACCATAATACTGTCGTAGCTTTAAATGTCGGGGCAGATCTGTTTACTCTTTCGCCTACGTTTCTTGTCTCCACAGAGCATGACATTAAAATTCAGCGGCGGAGCTCGATCACAGTGTGCCGGAGCAGCAGCCCAAACGTCACCAAAGACAATTACAACCACAGAGGGaagtaaagaagaaaaaaaaatattccaatcCATATCACAAGGGACCTGGGCTTCGCTGTCATCAACAGCGTCCACTGAAGATACagttacattcatttattttgggaCAGCACGGTGGAGAATGTGCTTAGCACATCTGCCTTCACAGACAGCAGCCAGGTGgctctgggtttgaatctctgcccgtgcttgcgtgggtttccctcccacagtccaaaacatgcatgttagattaattggagactgtaaatggtctataggtgtgaatgtgagtgtgaatgctcgTTTgtctattaggggtgtcacgatacactcagctcatgaGACGAGTCCATACACGATATTGTGGtttcacgagaacgagacgagccgatattatgacattacctttaagaaaacaacaatgataaaatataggactggacaagcAGACTTTTATTtagtcacaaaacaatacaggtgcattttgaaatggtttataactttgcatgcatgacctaagcatgatgctttgacttgtagaacttttttccacaaattgaaacgaaaacgaaaaatgataaaagttaaataaaataatgatggcagttctaactgctactactaatcatttatgtggATGTTTAgatgtaaagacacatgtaaaatagattgcagattgcagtagattagattcatgtttacgctaaaagaactacagttcccatgatgaaGTATGACGCTCCCAGGAAGTAGTGAGTTTCCGAAGGTATCACGTCTTATGCAGCAcccgtgttttgatctgacaaatcccaagtaagtttgatccaatgtagaattactatagcttctgcttggacagcTGTTGAACTCTTATGAAAAGCCACACGTCGCGAGGGAGTGACGATGGGAACactgaggtaggttggattgcagggtTTATAGTGCGCGTAAAGCGCTTAATGTTCGGTTCCAATCCTCCCtcacgcactgccacttccatattacgtgtattatcattcacggTAGCGAtgtcatagttcacagtctgatagacttctTGTTCCCAGGAGACAGCTTTTTGCTAAACGAGAAATATCATCACGTTTCAGTCTCGCATGAGATCTCGCGACCCTCGCattgtcaatatgtgccctgtgattgacttgcaaccagtccaaggtgtaccccccTCCTCTTGCTTGTGAACCTGAACAGGACAagcagtaaaaaataaatgaatgaatacattgttttgagcaatgttttgtgttacaggtgCTACCTGCTTGATTGAGGCTGCACAAGGGGGGCACTACATGTTTGGAAATGAACCATTTTAAATGACTAGGTGGAAGTATGGTTAACATTATTGACGTTTTCAAGCATGTAAAACTGCTCAGCACATCATTTTTGGGAAACTGTAACATTTTGTCACTATTTGAGATGTGTTTtatacacccaaaaatataaaaaagagcCTATGAAAAGTTGTGAAGGCATTTTAGAATTAACGTCTCTTCTTTTTTGCTATTACAGCAATCCCTTATTTATATGATATGTGATGCATCTGTCGTACTGTAGGCATTCATCTTGATTTTTTGAAAAAGATGAAAacggattgttttttttacagttatccTTTTTTGTAATCCGAGTAAGAACTTTGCCTTTTGGGGGGTTGAAATCGGGTTGTACAACAAGCTGCAGAGTTTTGGCACAGATGGTCTTCTCTTTCATCTGTATTTGCTTTATAGCTTGTGCCAAATACGCATCATCATAACCGAATGTTCACGTCACTAAAGCTAAAGTAGGACTCACAGTAAACTGactgttgtgtttttctgtATATTTCGAAGAAAACTGTGCCCATCTTGTCATCCAGTCAGTCTGGCTGCTTAGGGGAATCagacaaaaaacatacaaaagcaAATGTTTATTTCCGTGACATCCAGTTGCATTAAAGTATTTGTCTTTGCTAATAGTCAAAATTCACCATTAACAATGGTCATACTTAAAGTACAACAAAACGTCTTGACACCTCCCTGCCACCCTCCAGAGTTTATTCAATTGAAAacagattatttattttgttaaacacaaataaatgttattttattgccTAAAGCTTCAATGTGTACACATATTCCTGTCTGTTGTGTAAAAGATGTTGCAGGAGCTGTGCTAGGCGGCCAGCAACACCTCTGCTGTCATcgtgtttgttgtgctgacgcTCTGCTGTCGCCATGACTCATGCCAATGTCACTCACACACCCCCACATGGAAACACCCTTACAAGATACGCCAAAGCATGCATGTGAAGCTCAAGTAAAAAAAGCAGGTGTGTGTTAAAATTACAATTGTTTGTTTAATATGTCATATCCCAAAGTGATCTGACAAGGATTTAGTTGGAAATCATGCAAAGGTTGCACACTAGATTACGTATGAAGTGGTCTATTTCCCTACTTGACACGGACAAGCTGTGTGGTGAAACAGTCCTGCAACATCCCACTGCACAAACATGGCGGATGATCTTATTGTGCTGCAAACTAAAGGTCTAGCGTTACGGCAGCATCCACTGGGTGGCACCAGAAGACTTCAGggaagcaacagcagcagcctaaaaaaataaagaccAACTTATTTTTGTCTGCTCAGCCAACTTGACTTACATTTCAATGGCAAAATTGATTGCTTTTCAATTCCTATTGCTGAGGCAGGTAACAGGGGAAACCAAGGGGCTTAAAGAAGGCGTGCTGTCCCAAACTCTGCGTTAGGgcatattatcataatattaacgGCTAGTAAAAGTAAGCGTTTTCACATTTCTTTTTTAGCGATTATAGTGCATTGTTTTAGTAAAAAAGAAATtcgaaaaactaaaaaaacatatttaaaaattacagtgtttttcttttttttttttttttttttttttttacaaaataccgCTACGGCTGAAAACAATCCATTCCTGGACACTGATCAACCCCCAATTTGTTCAGATTTCAATACAATTTtacccacaggaaataatagaaaaaatCATCTGTTCCAAGGTCAACCTGTCACCATCACATCACAGTGTTACATGCGCGGATGGAGACTCCTGCGATGGGAGACTCTCGCATCGCAGCAGTCTCCATCCGCACCTATAAACACTGGTGATCACAGACACAACAGTGGACAGGCGAGAGCGCGTAGTGACAGGAACGGAGAGGAAATGGCGCCGAGCGACgaagaggtctgacttttttgttagcaacggttttgtgatgcaaatgtattacacttttgaacgcatattgttttgagaagccaaattcttcacttaagtgaccccagcaactaaccgcaATTAGGTTCCTCCTCACCAAAATCCAATTGGAACTCCACTCCTGATGGGGatctcatacaacttcatgtaaaaaaatccaaactatccctttaagcgaCCCAATCCACCTTTTAATACAGCCACTATCacgtcacaattatacaaaccatcaatattatataaaaaCGCAGTATAAAAATGCGCAATATTACAGAACTGGGGATGAATACCTTAATTACTAAAGCAACaaacccagttaaccctttatcttggAATACAATGTCTCTGAACAACTCCAAACCTTCACATGACAACATCATTCAGAGCAGTTctgaatcaatatttatctaataacataacataaaatacaCACGCTCACCACTCACTCACAATCACTGGCTTCCAGTGCACATTATTAGCAAACCCTCTCCCAGGCTGACTTATATAACATTTGcatatgtaaaatatatttacgGTATAAACTCACTTAGTTGTTCATGTAATACACACAGAACATCAAACAGCACtgtgtctttcccttttcttcaGAACAGAATCAATTCAGCTCTGCGCTATTCATGTGCATTCAATCGCACTGGTAACTTTGAGTGTTAGGCATAGGCTTTCaaacatcaaccaatcagaagatGGCAACAATGCTAACATCACTGTatgcctgctagctggccctgtgaggtcAATctaaaatctgattggttaaagaaacagccccccCCACTGCTGATAATGTTTAAGTGACATATGGggcagcactcctgattctgaaggcccttggcagattacattgacatggcaacactgaaatctgattggaaaAAACGGCTAACATACGCATACATGTACTAGAAGTAGTACAGACAAAAGACATG from Dunckerocampus dactyliophorus isolate RoL2022-P2 chromosome 8, RoL_Ddac_1.1, whole genome shotgun sequence encodes:
- the nab2 gene encoding NGFI-A-binding protein 2 isoform X1, whose translation is MHAMSLPRTLGELQLYRVLQRANLLAYYETFIQQGGDDVQQLCEAAEDEFLEIMALVGMATKPLHVRRLQKALRDWAANPTLFSQPVSSVPSIGGIPLFKVDGTGPGGSAGGPRRSVSNGQPGSPCEREDRVCLTPMHSGSPRSPCSQASPQPPDTHYREKLSPMDPHWLSPEPDGNCTPSGMEEEPPSPPHLPVRPPVASTSPSSSSSSAPTALSAWPGGQLDGETAQSVAESVERLLRTLPRSDPAEVKSLLRINKKIAKTVGHIFKMGSQDVNKEEEIRKYSLIYGRFDSKRREGKQLTQHELIINEAAAQFCMRDNALLLRRVELFSLARQVARKCAYTSTLKHARPNMEDNSVLPQKRAKLEVSVAENTSSLLGVEGVEALHQRADDDSLSAESPDSVSHDVVSQCNQSPSPCPPADNSNPSTWSRHLMQQTLMDEGLRLARMVSHDRAGKVKLGSEGTHSTEHDIKIQRRSSITVCRSSSPNVTKDNYNHRGK
- the nab2 gene encoding NGFI-A-binding protein 2 isoform X2, which produces MSLPRTLGELQLYRVLQRANLLAYYETFIQQGGDDVQQLCEAAEDEFLEIMALVGMATKPLHVRRLQKALRDWAANPTLFSQPVSSVPSIGGIPLFKVDGTGPGGSAGGPRRSVSNGQPGSPCEREDRVCLTPMHSGSPRSPCSQASPQPPDTHYREKLSPMDPHWLSPEPDGNCTPSGMEEEPPSPPHLPVRPPVASTSPSSSSSSAPTALSAWPGGQLDGETAQSVAESVERLLRTLPRSDPAEVKSLLRINKKIAKTVGHIFKMGSQDVNKEEEIRKYSLIYGRFDSKRREGKQLTQHELIINEAAAQFCMRDNALLLRRVELFSLARQVARKCAYTSTLKHARPNMEDNSVLPQKRAKLEVSVAENTSSLLGVEGVEALHQRADDDSLSAESPDSVSHDVVSQCNQSPSPCPPADNSNPSTWSRHLMQQTLMDEGLRLARMVSHDRAGKVKLGSEGTHSTEHDIKIQRRSSITVCRSSSPNVTKDNYNHRGK